The following are encoded in a window of Kitasatospora fiedleri genomic DNA:
- a CDS encoding SsgA family sporulation/cell division regulator: MAGQSTGVVEQELELSLVLSPERSVPVAARLSYGSHDPFAVHVTFHLDSGTPVTWVFARELLVEGTFRPCGQGDVRIWPTRSGRHSLLCMALSSPAGDALLEAPLPTVAAWLERAHRLVPPGAELEAMDLDGSLAELLA; this comes from the coding sequence ATGGCCGGACAGTCGACCGGAGTGGTGGAGCAGGAGCTGGAGCTGAGCCTGGTGCTGTCGCCGGAGCGCAGCGTCCCGGTGGCGGCGCGGTTGTCGTACGGGAGCCACGACCCGTTCGCGGTGCACGTGACCTTCCACCTGGACAGCGGGACGCCGGTGACCTGGGTGTTCGCCCGGGAGCTGCTGGTGGAGGGGACGTTCCGGCCGTGCGGTCAGGGCGACGTGCGGATCTGGCCGACCCGGTCGGGGCGGCACAGCCTGCTGTGCATGGCGCTCAGCTCGCCGGCCGGCGACGCGCTGCTGGAGGCGCCGCTGCCGACGGTGGCGGCCTGGCTGGAGCGGGCGCACCGGCTGGTGCCGCCGGGGGCGGAGCTGGAGGCGATGGACCTGGACGGTTCGCTGGCGGAGCTGCTGGCGTGA
- a CDS encoding RDD family protein: protein MDGAVTAVVGAAVAVPLAGTVRAHVQQKIDQAELAARMTGRQHQVWLLDGTVLGRVGVLLGVLLVFGLLYQVLPIARTGQTFGKRLARVRVVAAGGAGAPGFGRSLVRWLVRGLGTAVLLGPAAALLDRTARRGWHDRAARTRVVRVERG, encoded by the coding sequence GTGGACGGCGCGGTCACGGCGGTGGTCGGCGCGGCCGTCGCGGTGCCGCTGGCCGGGACGGTGCGCGCGCACGTCCAGCAGAAGATCGACCAGGCGGAGTTGGCCGCGCGCATGACGGGACGTCAGCACCAGGTGTGGCTGCTGGACGGGACGGTGCTGGGCCGGGTGGGCGTGCTGCTCGGGGTGCTGCTGGTGTTCGGGCTGCTCTACCAGGTGCTGCCGATCGCCCGGACCGGGCAGACCTTCGGCAAGCGGCTGGCCCGGGTCCGGGTGGTCGCCGCGGGCGGGGCCGGTGCGCCGGGGTTCGGCCGCTCGCTGGTCCGCTGGCTGGTGCGCGGCCTGGGCACCGCCGTCCTGCTCGGCCCCGCCGCCGCGCTGCTGGACCGCACCGCCCGGCGCGGCTGGCACGACCGGGCGGCCCGGACCCGGGTGGTGCGGGTGGAGCGCGGCTGA
- a CDS encoding SsgA family sporulation/cell division regulator has translation MSAAPAPVEQTTHARLIVSTHRSALLRVTLRYRAEDPLAVRMVFPTEYALDPDDPDGAPLDLPALPVGLPTAAGPAEGVEWVFARQLLASGIDLPSGEGDVHVRPALGARTVVELRSPEGVALLQFDRVELRRFLWHSYLAVPEGQELNHLDCDRALAELLG, from the coding sequence GTGTCCGCAGCGCCCGCACCGGTCGAGCAGACCACGCACGCCCGGCTGATCGTCAGCACCCACCGCTCCGCGCTGCTGCGGGTCACCCTGCGCTACCGGGCCGAGGACCCGCTGGCGGTCCGGATGGTCTTCCCCACCGAGTACGCCCTGGACCCGGACGACCCGGACGGCGCCCCGCTGGACCTGCCCGCGCTGCCGGTCGGGCTGCCCACGGCGGCCGGGCCCGCCGAGGGGGTCGAGTGGGTGTTCGCCCGCCAGCTGCTCGCCTCCGGGATCGACCTGCCCAGCGGCGAGGGCGACGTCCACGTCCGCCCGGCGCTCGGCGCCCGCACCGTGGTCGAGCTGCGCTCCCCCGAGGGCGTCGCGCTGCTCCAGTTCGACCGCGTCGAGCTGCGCCGCTTCCTGTGGCACAGCTACCTCGCGGTGCCCGAGGGCCAGGAGCTGAACCACCTGGACTGCGACCGGGCGCTCGCCGAGCTGCTGGGCTGA
- a CDS encoding RNA polymerase sigma factor → MTIEERARTAERAPLAAYTELYRRHHPGLLRYAGGLTGGDRWRAEDLVAEAHLRVWRRIAAGHRIEDPRAYLAATVRHLAAAPVRERAVGVLPEPAGAASADPAPRVAETDRMRGLLAQLPERWARALWLAEVEGLPPGEVGARLGVGRGAAAVLLHRAREGLRLAYLRAYPGDPRDPGCAGHWAALAGQARGRAGRRVQRHLAGCADCRGRLALLRRVNLRLAALAGSAVALLAGLLLAPFDGTERRAEAVAAAAACEVRQRVAGQKDVRFTVRTVPRDASGRPAPGWAPDRPPPADGRP, encoded by the coding sequence GTGACCATCGAGGAACGCGCACGGACGGCCGAGCGTGCCCCGCTCGCCGCGTACACCGAGCTGTACCGGCGCCACCACCCCGGCCTGCTGCGGTACGCCGGCGGCCTGACCGGGGGCGACCGCTGGCGGGCCGAGGACCTGGTGGCCGAGGCGCACCTGCGGGTGTGGCGGCGGATCGCCGCCGGGCACCGGATCGAGGACCCGCGGGCCTACCTGGCCGCCACCGTCCGGCACCTGGCGGCCGCGCCGGTGCGCGAGCGGGCCGTCGGCGTGCTGCCCGAACCGGCCGGCGCGGCGTCCGCCGACCCGGCGCCCCGGGTGGCCGAGACCGACCGGATGCGCGGACTGCTCGCCCAACTGCCCGAACGCTGGGCCCGCGCGCTGTGGCTCGCCGAGGTCGAGGGCCTGCCGCCCGGCGAGGTCGGCGCCCGGCTCGGGGTGGGCCGCGGCGCCGCCGCCGTCCTGCTGCACCGGGCCCGCGAGGGGCTGCGGCTCGCCTACCTGCGGGCCTACCCCGGCGACCCGCGCGACCCCGGCTGCGCCGGGCACTGGGCGGCGCTGGCCGGCCAGGCCCGCGGCCGGGCCGGGCGGAGGGTCCAGCGGCACCTGGCGGGCTGCGCCGACTGCCGGGGCCGGCTGGCGCTGCTGCGCCGGGTCAACCTGCGGCTGGCCGCGCTGGCGGGCAGCGCGGTGGCGCTGCTGGCCGGACTGCTGCTCGCCCCGTTCGACGGCACGGAGCGGCGGGCGGAGGCGGTGGCCGCCGCGGCGGCCTGCGAGGTGCGCCAGCGGGTCGCCGGCCAGAAGGACGTCCGGTTCACCGTCCGGACCGTGCCGCGCGACGCCTCCGGCCGACCGGCCCCCGGCTGGGCGCCGGACCGGCCGCCGCCCGCCGACGGGCGGCCGTGA
- a CDS encoding DEAD/DEAH box helicase, with protein sequence MSPLFSHADSAHPRPSGTAAAAHLSPAFPGRAPWGTAGRLRAWQQGALDSYIEKQPRDFLAVATPGAGKTTFALTLASYLLHNHLVQQVTVVAPTEHLKKQWAEAAARIGIRLDPAYSSGPLSKDYQGIVITYAGVGVNPMLHRNRTEARKTLVIMDEIHHAGDSKSWGEACFEAFEPATRRLALTGTPFRSDTNPIPFVQYEAGSDGLRKSVADYTYGYGHALADHVVRPVIFLSYSGNMRWRTKAGDELEARLGEPMTKDLIAQAWRTALSPQGEWIPAVLQAADRRLTEVRKGIPDAGGLVIATDQTVARAYAKLLREITGEKVALVLSDEAEASQRISDYAEGTSRWMVAVRMVSEGVDVPRLCVGVYATSISTPLFFAQAVGRFVRARKRGETASVFLPTIPMLLGFANEMELQRDHVLDRPKKEGEGLFDEEDRLLAEAEKANDGADTGTEEFSYEALGSDAVFDRVLYNAMEFGMQAHPGSEEEEDYLGIPGLLEPDQVQMLLQKRQHRQIQRSKTKPAEEADLLELPADERPVVTHQELRELRKELNALVAAWHHRTDQPHGSIHNELRRQCGGPLTAQATANQLKARIGRIREWANQA encoded by the coding sequence ATGTCCCCGCTGTTCTCGCACGCCGACAGCGCTCACCCCCGCCCGAGCGGCACCGCCGCCGCCGCGCACCTCTCCCCGGCCTTCCCGGGCCGCGCCCCCTGGGGCACCGCCGGCCGCCTGCGGGCCTGGCAGCAGGGCGCGCTGGACTCGTACATCGAGAAGCAGCCCCGGGACTTCCTGGCGGTCGCCACCCCGGGCGCCGGCAAGACCACCTTCGCCCTGACCCTGGCGTCCTACCTGCTGCACAACCACCTGGTGCAGCAGGTCACCGTGGTCGCGCCCACCGAGCACCTGAAGAAGCAGTGGGCCGAGGCCGCTGCCCGGATAGGAATCCGGCTCGACCCGGCGTACTCCTCGGGCCCGCTGTCCAAGGACTACCAGGGCATCGTGATCACGTACGCGGGCGTCGGGGTGAACCCGATGCTGCACCGCAACCGGACCGAGGCCCGCAAGACGCTGGTGATCATGGACGAGATCCACCACGCCGGCGACTCCAAGTCCTGGGGCGAGGCCTGCTTCGAGGCGTTCGAACCGGCCACCCGGCGGCTCGCCCTCACCGGCACCCCGTTCCGCTCCGACACCAACCCGATCCCGTTCGTCCAGTACGAGGCCGGCAGCGACGGCCTGCGCAAGTCGGTCGCCGACTACACCTACGGCTACGGGCACGCGCTGGCCGACCACGTGGTCCGGCCGGTGATCTTCCTCAGCTACTCCGGCAACATGCGCTGGCGCACCAAGGCCGGCGACGAACTGGAGGCCCGGCTCGGCGAGCCGATGACCAAGGACCTGATCGCCCAGGCCTGGCGCACCGCGCTCTCCCCGCAGGGCGAGTGGATCCCGGCCGTGCTCCAGGCCGCCGACCGGCGGCTGACCGAGGTCCGCAAGGGCATCCCGGACGCCGGCGGCCTGGTGATCGCCACCGACCAGACGGTGGCCCGCGCGTACGCCAAGCTGCTGCGCGAGATCACCGGCGAGAAGGTCGCCCTGGTGCTCTCCGACGAGGCCGAGGCGTCCCAGCGGATCTCCGACTACGCCGAGGGCACCTCGCGCTGGATGGTCGCGGTCCGGATGGTCTCCGAGGGCGTCGACGTGCCCCGGCTGTGCGTCGGCGTGTACGCCACCTCGATCTCCACCCCGCTGTTCTTCGCCCAGGCCGTCGGCCGCTTCGTGCGCGCCCGCAAGCGCGGCGAGACCGCCTCGGTCTTCCTGCCGACCATCCCGATGCTGCTCGGCTTCGCCAACGAGATGGAGCTGCAGCGCGACCACGTCCTGGACCGCCCGAAGAAGGAGGGCGAGGGCCTGTTCGACGAGGAGGACCGGCTGCTCGCCGAGGCCGAGAAGGCCAACGACGGGGCGGACACCGGGACGGAGGAGTTCTCCTACGAGGCGCTGGGCAGCGACGCGGTCTTCGACCGGGTGCTGTACAACGCCATGGAGTTCGGCATGCAGGCGCACCCCGGCAGCGAGGAGGAGGAGGACTACCTCGGCATCCCGGGCCTGCTCGAACCCGACCAGGTGCAGATGCTGCTGCAGAAGCGCCAGCACCGGCAGATCCAGCGCTCCAAGACCAAGCCCGCCGAGGAGGCCGACCTGCTGGAACTCCCCGCCGACGAACGGCCCGTGGTCACCCACCAGGAGCTGCGCGAACTGCGCAAGGAGCTGAACGCGCTGGTCGCCGCCTGGCACCACCGCACCGACCAGCCGCACGGCTCCATCCACAACGAGCTGCGCCGCCAGTGCGGCGGCCCGCTCACCGCGCAGGCCACCGCCAACCAGCTCAAGGCGCGGATCGGCCGCATCCGGGAGTGGGCCAACCAGGCTTGA
- a CDS encoding DUF2510 domain-containing protein — protein MTDRPSTAGSTLGATLAGEAGAPGYYPDPSVPGFLRYWAGHAWVPGTSRPAPAPGEPLDPPRFVARYLTAPPYNPPPGLVPAVPTGPLVETGPIYFDETTAQAVFAVPIHPEPTGPVPTEPGGGPGAGSGSGTGTGTGYDAGESAATVGPGELEVRPRNAVEPLRPVEAAPWAVAGNGLQPVTAESWATAAALNLGAGTGAVPGAPAGAVVAPRDGRDGRDGREVCEVEPAVRPLELPGPVAEEPEPRAAQPLGGTPWHGAGGGGGDGSVGLSAGPEALFEPVPTPQQLTEALPEPEPEPEPSSADPASGWRADPQAQRGLMETGGAPRWVSWGVERESASEPAPAPEPASTPQPAPEPEPVRTPTAAEAQQPGREPRTAHVVSERVRPPRRAAEPVAARTGTSARRPAPAAGSGSGVRRPQCPYRRGWGRGRSAGWWTARSRRWSARPSRCRWPGRCARTSSRRSTRRSWPRA, from the coding sequence ATGACGGACCGGCCCTCCACTGCAGGCTCGACTCTCGGCGCGACCCTGGCCGGGGAGGCCGGAGCGCCCGGCTACTACCCCGACCCCTCGGTCCCCGGGTTCCTCCGCTACTGGGCCGGCCACGCCTGGGTCCCCGGCACCAGCCGCCCCGCCCCCGCCCCCGGCGAACCGCTCGACCCGCCGCGCTTCGTCGCCCGCTACCTCACCGCACCCCCCTACAACCCCCCGCCCGGCCTCGTCCCCGCCGTGCCCACCGGCCCGCTGGTCGAGACCGGCCCGATCTACTTCGACGAGACCACCGCCCAGGCCGTCTTCGCCGTGCCGATCCACCCGGAGCCGACCGGGCCGGTGCCGACCGAGCCCGGCGGCGGACCTGGCGCGGGCTCCGGCTCCGGCACTGGCACCGGTACTGGCTATGACGCGGGGGAGTCCGCGGCGACCGTCGGGCCGGGGGAGCTGGAGGTCCGCCCCCGGAACGCGGTGGAGCCGCTGCGCCCGGTCGAGGCGGCCCCGTGGGCGGTCGCCGGGAACGGACTGCAACCGGTCACCGCCGAGTCCTGGGCCACCGCCGCCGCGCTGAACCTCGGCGCGGGCACCGGTGCGGTGCCGGGCGCCCCGGCCGGTGCCGTCGTCGCGCCGCGGGACGGGCGGGACGGGCGGGACGGGCGGGAGGTGTGCGAGGTGGAGCCCGCCGTCCGGCCGCTGGAGTTGCCCGGGCCCGTGGCGGAGGAGCCGGAACCGCGGGCCGCGCAGCCGCTCGGCGGTACGCCCTGGCACGGGGCCGGTGGTGGCGGTGGCGACGGTTCGGTGGGCCTGTCCGCCGGGCCCGAGGCGCTGTTCGAACCGGTGCCGACGCCACAGCAGTTGACGGAAGCGCTGCCGGAGCCGGAGCCGGAGCCGGAGCCGTCCTCGGCCGACCCCGCTTCGGGCTGGCGGGCCGATCCGCAGGCACAGCGCGGGCTGATGGAGACCGGCGGGGCGCCGCGCTGGGTGTCCTGGGGCGTCGAGCGGGAATCCGCGTCCGAGCCCGCACCCGCACCGGAGCCTGCGTCCACGCCTCAGCCCGCGCCGGAGCCCGAGCCCGTACGGACTCCGACCGCCGCCGAGGCCCAGCAGCCCGGGCGGGAGCCGCGGACGGCGCACGTCGTCAGTGAGCGGGTCCGTCCGCCGCGTCGGGCCGCGGAGCCCGTGGCGGCCCGGACCGGGACGTCCGCCCGCCGTCCCGCTCCGGCCGCCGGGTCGGGAAGCGGCGTCCGGCGGCCCCAGTGCCCGTACCGGCGGGGGTGGGGGCGCGGGCGTTCGGCTGGTTGGTGGACGGCGCGGTCACGGCGGTGGTCGGCGCGGCCGTCGCGGTGCCGCTGGCCGGGACGGTGCGCGCGCACGTCCAGCAGAAGATCGACCAGGCGGAGTTGGCCGCGCGCATGA
- a CDS encoding response regulator transcription factor, translating into MATVLVVEDDPFVRSALIRHLADTGHAVRSVGTALEALREVAQVGCDLVVLDLGLPDLDGSEALKMIRGLTNVPVIISTARDDEAEIVRLLNDGADDYLVKPFSGEHLTARMAAVLRRLGGGALTAPQILRVGGLAIDPQRREALLDGQRLDLTRREFDLLAFLAARPGVVVPRKEILAEVWRQTYGGDQTIDVHLSWLRRKLGETASSPRYLHTVRGVGVRLEAPAGPVGGAT; encoded by the coding sequence ATGGCAACAGTGCTTGTGGTCGAGGACGACCCCTTTGTGCGTTCCGCCCTGATCCGCCATCTGGCCGACACCGGCCACGCCGTGCGCTCCGTCGGCACCGCGCTGGAAGCCCTGCGCGAGGTCGCCCAGGTCGGCTGCGACCTGGTGGTCCTCGATCTGGGCCTGCCCGACCTGGACGGCAGCGAGGCGCTCAAGATGATCCGCGGACTGACCAACGTCCCGGTGATCATCTCCACCGCGCGGGACGACGAGGCGGAGATCGTCCGGCTGCTGAACGACGGCGCCGACGACTACCTGGTGAAACCCTTCTCCGGGGAACACCTGACCGCCCGGATGGCCGCCGTCCTGCGCAGACTGGGCGGCGGCGCCCTGACGGCCCCCCAGATCCTCCGGGTCGGCGGCCTCGCCATCGATCCGCAGCGCCGCGAGGCCCTGCTCGACGGACAGCGGCTCGACCTCACCCGCCGCGAGTTCGACCTGTTGGCCTTCCTCGCCGCCCGCCCCGGCGTGGTCGTCCCGCGCAAGGAGATCCTGGCCGAGGTGTGGCGGCAGACCTACGGCGGCGACCAGACCATCGACGTCCACCTGTCCTGGCTGCGCCGCAAGCTCGGCGAGACCGCCTCCAGCCCGCGCTACCTGCACACCGTGCGCGGCGTCGGCGTCCGGCTGGAGGCCCCCGCCGGGCCGGTCGGGGGCGCGACGTGA
- a CDS encoding IclR family transcriptional regulator, which produces MTAETSQTLDRGVRVLKLLADSERGLTVTELAARLAVNRTVVYRLLATLEQHGLVRRDIGGRARVGLGVLRLAHRVHPLLREAALPALRSLAEDLGATAHLTLVDGNEALAVAVVEPTWTDFHVAYRTGLRHPLSESAAGRAILEARSFPGQRRPEQGCVITRAEEQSGASGAAAALIGLSGIEGSVGVVMLNGLVPERVGPRVIEAATEVADALR; this is translated from the coding sequence GTGACTGCTGAGACTTCCCAAACCCTGGACAGGGGTGTCCGGGTACTGAAACTGCTCGCCGACTCCGAGCGCGGGCTGACGGTGACCGAGCTGGCCGCCCGGCTGGCCGTCAACCGGACGGTGGTCTACCGCCTGCTCGCCACCCTGGAACAGCACGGACTGGTCCGCCGGGACATCGGCGGCCGGGCCCGGGTCGGTCTCGGCGTGCTCCGGCTCGCCCACCGGGTCCACCCGCTGCTGCGCGAGGCCGCGCTGCCCGCGCTGCGCTCGCTCGCCGAGGACCTGGGCGCCACCGCCCACCTCACCCTGGTCGACGGCAACGAGGCGCTGGCCGTCGCCGTGGTCGAACCGACCTGGACGGACTTCCACGTCGCCTACCGCACCGGCCTGCGCCACCCGCTCTCCGAGAGCGCGGCCGGCCGGGCCATCCTGGAGGCCCGCAGCTTCCCCGGCCAGCGCCGCCCCGAGCAGGGCTGCGTGATCACCCGGGCCGAGGAGCAGTCCGGGGCCAGCGGGGCCGCCGCCGCGCTGATCGGCCTCAGCGGCATCGAGGGCAGCGTCGGCGTGGTGATGCTCAACGGCCTCGTCCCGGAGCGGGTCGGCCCGCGGGTGATCGAGGCCGCCACCGAGGTCGCCGACGCACTGCGCTGA
- a CDS encoding class F sortase yields MGERTWTGAVAASVAVLAGAWLLNGGLTGTLPPAPVAAQAYDGTPVGPAVPALPPSPPVRVRIPVLGVDAPVARLGLDGEGRLQPPPEEDRNLAGWYRDGAAPGSSGTAVLAGHVDNAHGPAVFYRLGSLHKGDQLEVARADGAGAWFQVDGVEVYPKSDFPDRKVYAATPDAQLRLITCGGGFTRAGGYDGNVVVYAHLVRTRRA; encoded by the coding sequence GTGGGCGAGCGGACGTGGACGGGCGCGGTGGCGGCCTCGGTGGCCGTCCTCGCGGGCGCGTGGCTGCTGAACGGCGGCCTGACCGGCACGTTGCCGCCGGCCCCGGTCGCCGCGCAGGCGTACGACGGCACCCCGGTCGGCCCGGCCGTCCCCGCGCTGCCGCCCTCGCCGCCGGTGCGGGTCCGGATTCCGGTGCTCGGGGTGGACGCGCCGGTGGCCCGGCTCGGGCTGGACGGCGAGGGCCGGCTGCAGCCGCCGCCGGAGGAGGACCGCAACCTGGCCGGCTGGTACCGGGACGGCGCCGCGCCCGGGTCGAGCGGGACGGCGGTGCTGGCCGGGCACGTCGACAACGCGCACGGCCCGGCGGTGTTCTACCGGCTGGGCTCGCTGCACAAGGGCGACCAGCTGGAGGTGGCCCGGGCGGACGGGGCCGGCGCCTGGTTCCAGGTCGACGGGGTGGAGGTCTACCCGAAGAGCGACTTCCCCGACCGCAAGGTGTACGCGGCCACCCCGGACGCCCAGCTGCGGCTGATCACCTGCGGCGGCGGCTTCACCCGGGCGGGCGGCTACGACGGGAACGTGGTGGTGTACGCGCACCTGGTCCGCACCCGGCGGGCCTGA
- a CDS encoding glycosyltransferase 87 family protein has translation MSTVQAERGTPPGSPDRPPVPAWQRALTAPGRQLTAAVEALRAAPRRPLLLAGAVALVSLLAYATVRHFVGTSMVDMVVYRAEGAAVADGHDLYALRVTEWSLPATYPPFAAMLFVPTTWFGLPFLRVAVTAGNVLLLAALAHLSFKLVGWPRRDLRPIGILLVTGLGVWLEPVFTTLRYGQINLALACLILWDLTRPDRVRSKGVAIGIAAGIKLTPGLFAVYLLITGRVRAAFVAGATFVGTFLIGALFLPDATRGFWTEYMFDSSRVGKTVIVDNQSLRGLVARLTHLETPGAAATLLGVLVAAAGLAVAVWAHRSVHWSPRAEAWSVCTALVTAVLVSPISWTHHWVWCVPVLVLLAAEAAHERSRPAAVRHRRWRVIFGLTLLGFLSFAMWLVPHKGDLDLHLTPPEQFPAGAYPLMGLCFLAVAALRVRSRRRAAGAPLVRVPAPRTGVDGLGSAGTQKAPAAR, from the coding sequence GTGAGCACGGTGCAAGCGGAACGCGGCACGCCCCCCGGCAGCCCCGACCGGCCGCCCGTCCCGGCCTGGCAGCGCGCCCTGACCGCCCCCGGCCGACAGCTCACCGCCGCCGTCGAGGCCCTGCGCGCCGCCCCCCGGCGCCCGCTGCTGCTGGCCGGCGCGGTCGCCCTGGTCTCGCTGCTCGCCTACGCAACGGTGCGGCACTTCGTCGGCACCTCGATGGTCGACATGGTGGTCTACCGGGCCGAGGGCGCCGCCGTCGCCGACGGCCACGACCTGTACGCGCTGCGGGTCACCGAGTGGAGCCTGCCCGCCACCTACCCGCCGTTCGCCGCGATGCTGTTCGTGCCGACCACCTGGTTCGGCCTGCCGTTCCTGCGCGTCGCCGTCACCGCCGGGAACGTGCTGCTGCTCGCCGCCCTCGCCCACCTGTCCTTCAAACTGGTCGGCTGGCCGCGCCGCGACCTGCGGCCGATCGGCATCCTGCTGGTCACCGGACTGGGTGTCTGGCTGGAACCGGTCTTCACCACCCTGCGCTACGGCCAGATCAACCTCGCGCTGGCCTGCCTGATCCTCTGGGACCTCACCCGCCCCGACCGGGTCCGCAGCAAGGGCGTCGCCATCGGCATCGCCGCCGGGATCAAGCTCACCCCCGGCCTGTTCGCCGTCTACCTGCTGATCACCGGCCGGGTCCGGGCCGCGTTCGTGGCCGGCGCCACCTTCGTCGGCACCTTCCTGATCGGCGCGCTGTTCCTCCCCGACGCCACCCGCGGCTTCTGGACGGAGTACATGTTCGACTCCAGCCGGGTCGGCAAGACCGTCATCGTCGACAACCAGTCGCTGCGCGGCCTGGTCGCCCGGCTGACCCACCTCGAAACCCCGGGCGCCGCCGCCACCCTGCTCGGCGTGCTGGTCGCCGCCGCCGGCCTCGCCGTCGCCGTCTGGGCGCACCGCAGCGTCCACTGGTCGCCGCGCGCCGAAGCGTGGAGCGTGTGCACCGCCCTGGTCACCGCCGTGCTGGTCTCCCCGATCAGCTGGACCCACCACTGGGTGTGGTGCGTCCCCGTGCTCGTGCTGCTCGCCGCCGAGGCCGCGCACGAGCGCTCCCGCCCCGCCGCCGTCCGGCACCGGCGCTGGCGGGTCATCTTCGGCCTGACGCTGCTCGGCTTCCTCTCCTTCGCGATGTGGCTCGTCCCGCACAAGGGCGACCTGGACCTGCACCTGACGCCGCCCGAGCAGTTCCCGGCGGGCGCCTACCCGCTGATGGGCCTCTGCTTCCTGGCCGTCGCCGCCCTGCGGGTCCGCTCCCGGCGACGCGCGGCCGGCGCCCCGCTGGTGCGCGTCCCCGCCCCGCGCACCGGCGTGGACGGGCTCGGCAGCGCCGGTACGCAGAAGGCCCCCGCGGCCCGCTGA
- a CDS encoding Lrp/AsnC family transcriptional regulator, with product MPPQPDAIDALDGKLIRLLAEEPRIGVLECSRRLQVARGTVQARLDRLQARGVIGGFGPQVDPAALGYPVTAFATLEISQGQGADVRAHLAAVPEVLELHTITGHGDMLVRIVARSNADLQRVIDRVVGFDGIVRASTAIALENPVPFRILPLVEQAAGNGS from the coding sequence GTGCCCCCGCAGCCCGACGCCATCGACGCGCTGGACGGAAAGCTGATCCGGCTGCTCGCCGAGGAGCCGCGGATCGGCGTGCTGGAGTGCTCGCGCCGTCTGCAGGTGGCGCGCGGCACGGTGCAGGCCCGGCTGGACCGGCTGCAGGCGCGCGGGGTGATCGGCGGCTTCGGCCCGCAGGTGGACCCGGCGGCGCTCGGCTACCCGGTGACGGCCTTCGCCACCCTGGAGATCTCGCAGGGGCAGGGCGCGGACGTCCGGGCGCACCTGGCGGCGGTGCCGGAGGTGCTGGAGCTGCACACCATCACCGGCCACGGGGACATGCTGGTGCGGATCGTGGCCCGGTCGAACGCGGACCTGCAGCGGGTGATCGACCGGGTGGTGGGGTTCGACGGGATCGTCCGGGCGTCCACCGCGATCGCGCTGGAGAACCCGGTGCCGTTCCGGATCCTGCCGCTGGTGGAGCAGGCGGCCGGGAACGGGTCCTGA